In Rhodothermus marinus DSM 4252, a single genomic region encodes these proteins:
- the cas2e gene encoding type I-E CRISPR-associated endoribonuclease Cas2e: protein MAMTIAVTRNTPGRFRGFLASCMLEIAPGVYVAPRMPRDVRERVWQVLLSWAELIPPDGGVVLLWRNRKAPSGLDVRLLGWPKKELVEYEGVWLAWRGLTAAHDVEELARLVEAEEPPLEAGDPILRLVERPDLDEEEGSSL, encoded by the coding sequence ATGGCCATGACGATCGCCGTGACCCGTAACACGCCTGGCCGCTTTCGGGGCTTTCTGGCTTCCTGCATGCTGGAAATAGCACCGGGCGTGTATGTGGCGCCCCGGATGCCCCGGGATGTGCGTGAGCGGGTCTGGCAGGTCCTGCTGTCCTGGGCCGAGTTGATTCCGCCGGATGGGGGTGTGGTGCTGCTCTGGCGCAATCGCAAAGCGCCTTCTGGCCTGGATGTGCGGCTACTGGGCTGGCCCAAAAAGGAGCTGGTGGAGTACGAAGGAGTGTGGCTGGCGTGGCGTGGGTTGACGGCGGCGCACGACGTGGAGGAGCTTGCTCGACTGGTGGAGGCCGAGGAGCCGCCGCTTGAGGCGGGAGATCCGATCCTGCGGCTGGTGGAAAGACCGGACCTGGACGAAGAGGAGGGATCGTCTCTCTAA
- the cas1e gene encoding type I-E CRISPR-associated endonuclease Cas1e, producing the protein MVFKGRLGLESARVPQADRHGLLWLERGRLSAEDGTLVFTTAGTDRLAAGTYDIPLQQVSNILLGPGTVVSHDALRLLARQQTGLLAVGSGGVRLYAVSMPFGPDRSERARRHARLWADETRRLEIARAMYAIRLGGALPPYIQDLDTLRGIEGARVKESYRQLARQFGIDWRGRRYDRQHPELNDLVNNAINHAAVAVYAAARIAVAVTGTIPQLGFIHEASGHAFALDIADLFRTTVTVPVAFRAVRQFITEGGRDIESVTRTLAGRTLRDEEVIPRMIDYIKELIDGHDDRRDP; encoded by the coding sequence ATGGTTTTCAAAGGACGCCTCGGACTCGAATCGGCGCGGGTGCCGCAGGCCGACCGGCACGGACTGCTGTGGCTGGAGCGGGGCCGCCTGAGCGCCGAAGACGGAACGCTGGTGTTCACCACGGCCGGTACCGATCGGCTGGCCGCCGGCACCTACGACATTCCGCTGCAGCAGGTCTCCAACATCCTGCTCGGACCGGGCACCGTCGTCAGCCACGATGCGCTGCGCCTGCTGGCCCGTCAGCAGACCGGGTTGCTGGCGGTCGGCTCCGGTGGGGTACGGCTTTATGCCGTCAGCATGCCGTTTGGCCCCGACCGTTCGGAGCGGGCACGTCGGCATGCCCGTCTCTGGGCCGACGAAACGCGCCGGCTGGAGATTGCCCGCGCCATGTACGCCATCCGGCTGGGCGGAGCGTTGCCACCGTACATTCAGGATCTGGACACGTTGCGCGGAATCGAAGGGGCACGCGTCAAAGAAAGCTATCGGCAGCTTGCGCGGCAGTTCGGCATTGACTGGCGGGGCCGTCGGTACGATCGCCAGCATCCTGAACTCAACGATCTGGTCAACAACGCGATCAACCATGCAGCCGTTGCCGTTTACGCGGCCGCCCGGATTGCCGTGGCCGTAACCGGCACCATCCCACAGCTCGGCTTCATCCATGAGGCCTCCGGCCATGCCTTTGCGCTGGACATTGCCGATCTGTTTCGAACCACGGTCACCGTACCGGTGGCTTTTCGTGCGGTGCGTCAGTTCATCACGGAGGGCGGGCGCGACATCGAATCGGTGACCCGGACGCTGGCCGGGCGCACGCTGCGGGACGAGGAGGTCATTCCACGCATGATTGACTACATCAAGGAACTGATCGATGGCCATGACGATCGCCGTGACCCGTAA
- a CDS encoding DinB family protein, translating into MTPWHRWLAYERHCIRPVVEAFQSVPEARRQAPSYQRAVTLLGHLAVALECWLARVEGEEQTAVTLFPTDLSVEEAALRIDRALDRWERLLSRLNAEELERTVSYRTTFGVAHRSTLADILTHLLAHGAYHRGQIMLLVRQLEGVPTKTDFIVWARSPQNPA; encoded by the coding sequence ATGACACCCTGGCATCGCTGGCTCGCGTACGAGCGTCACTGCATCCGGCCGGTTGTAGAGGCCTTTCAGAGCGTGCCGGAAGCCCGTCGGCAAGCGCCTTCCTATCAACGAGCGGTCACCCTGCTGGGGCATCTGGCGGTGGCGCTCGAATGCTGGCTTGCGCGGGTGGAAGGTGAGGAGCAGACGGCGGTGACGTTGTTTCCGACCGACCTTTCTGTGGAGGAAGCGGCGCTTCGAATTGACCGGGCGCTTGACCGCTGGGAGCGCTTGCTTTCGCGGCTGAACGCCGAAGAACTGGAGCGCACGGTGTCCTACCGAACGACTTTCGGCGTTGCCCACAGGAGCACCCTGGCGGACATCCTTACCCATCTTCTGGCCCACGGAGCTTATCATCGGGGCCAGATCATGCTGCTGGTTCGCCAGCTGGAGGGCGTGCCGACAAAAACGGACTTCATCGTCTGGGCCCGCTCTCCGCAAAATCCGGCATGA